AGTTTTGATTGAACATGATATGCAAGTGGTAATGAATGTTTCAGATTATTTATATGTTTTGGAAAACGGGTGTTTGATTGCCGAAGGAAATGCTAAACAAGTTTCAACTGATAAGAAGGTAATCAGTGCATATCTTGGGGGTGAAGTCTATGCTTAAAATAAGAGGTTTAAACACTTATTATGGAGCAATTCATGCTCTTAAAGATATCGATATAGATGTTAATGCAGGTGAGATAGTTTCACTTGTTGGAGCGAATGGGGCAGGTAAGTCTACTTTGGTAAATACAGTTGCAGGTACTGTGAAAGCTGCTTCAGGAACAATTGAATTTAAGGGTGAACATATTGAAAAAATCGAGCCTCATAAAATATTAAAAAGAGGCATAAGTCTTTCGCCCGAAGGGCGTGAGGTTTTTCCAGCGTTAACAGTTGAAGAAAATCTGCGGCTTGGTGCTTTCACTGTAAAGAACAAGATAAAAATAAAGAAACAATTTGAAAGGTGTTATGAACTTTTTCCCCGCTTGAAAGAACGTGTAAAGCAACAAGCAGGCACACTGTCTGGAGGTGAACAACAGATGCTTGCAATTGGAAGGGCGCTGATGAACGAGCCGACATTACTGTTGTTAGATGAGCCGTCACTCGGTCTTGCTCCAAACATAGTTCTACAAATTTTCGAGCTTATCCAAAAAATTGCTAAAGCGGGTTTAACAATAATGTTAATTGAACAAAATGCAAATATGGCTTTGAAGATATCTGATAGAGCATATGTTCTAGAAAATGGTCGAATTTCTATGAGTGGTAAAGCAGATGTAGTGGCACATGATGAACGAATAAGAAAAGTTTATTTAGGAATATAGGAGGGTCTATGAAAAAAATAATTAATTGTCCGGATGACGTCGTATCTGAAGCTTTGATCGGGCTAGCTTTAGCTAACCCACAATTGGAGTATGTTCCGGGAGCGGAAGTTATATGCAATAAACAAAAAAGCGGAAACGTCGGTGTTGTCTCTGGGGGTGGTTCTGGACATGAGCCAGCTCATGCTGGATATGTCGGTCGTGGAATGCTTGATGCAGCTGTTGCAGGCAATGTATTTTCTTCACCGAGTCCTGACAGAATTCTAGAAGGAATTAGGAGAGCTGATTCAGGCAAAGGTGTGCTTCTTATAATCAAGAACTACTCAGGGGATATAATGAACTTTGAATTGGCTGAAGAATTGGCAAAAATGGAAAATATTGAAGTTGATCATGTTGTTGTACGTGATGATGTTGCAGTAGAGGAAAGTACATATTCCACTGGCAGGAGAGGAATTGCAGGGACGATATTTGTACACAAAATAGCAGGTGCAAAGGCAGCAACTGGAGCAACTTTAGCAGAGGTGAAAAAATCAGCTGAGATGGCTATAGCGAATGTGCGTTCCATGGGGATGGCAATTTCACCTTGTACATTGCCAGCAGTAGGACATCCTGGTTTTTCATTAAATGATGATGAATGTGAAATCGGTATGGGCATCCATGGCGAGCCTGGAATTGAAAAAACCAAAATGGCAAATAGCAAAGAATTGGCTAAAACTTTGCTTGATAAAATTTTGGCAGACTACAATTTTGAAAAATCTAGAGTTGCATTATTAGTTAATGGATTGGGCGCAACGCCTTTGATGGAGCTATTAATTCTTAACAAAGATATTACTGAATATCTGGTAAAAAAAGAAATAAACGTGGTTGATACACTAGTCGGGAACTATATGACAGCTTTGGATATGGGCGGATGTTCAGTTTCTTTGCTTAAGTTAAATGATGAATTGGAAGAACTGTTGGCGGCACCTTGTGATACCGCAGCTTTGAAGAGAGGTTAAATGATGAAAATTACAGGTAAAATTTACGCGGAATATTTAGCTGAAGCCTATCAATATATTCATGATAAGGGTGACTATATAACTGAATTGGATTCAGCAACTGGAGATGGAGATCATTGGAGCAATATGGACATGGGCTTTCATAGATTGGCGGAAATGAAATTCGAACTTGCCGATATGCCGATGGATCAGTTGCTGAAGAAAGTTGGTATGACAATGATGTCGGTTATTGGTGGTTCTTCAGGTGTTTTGTATGGCGGAGCATATATTGCAGCATCAAAGGTTGTTGCCGGCAAAAATGAATTGAGTTTAGCCGAGTTATGCGATGTTTTAAATGCTATGCTTACAGATATTCAAGAACGAGGTAAAGCGAAACCTGGGATGAAAACTATGATTGATGCTTTAGCACCGGCAGTAGAAAGATTTAAGCTAGGTCTAGTCAACAAGGAAAATATTGAATCAATTTTTTCTGAAATTAAACAAGTTGCGGCAGATGGAGCTGAAGCAACAAAAGGAATGGAAGCGGTTAAAGGTAGAGCAAGTTATCAAAAAAACAAGGGTGTAGGCCATTTGGATCCTGGTGCAGTAACCATGTCATATCAGATAGGCGTATTGTGTGACGTAATTTCGAAGGAGATTAAAGCTGAATAATATGAACAGAAGAGAACTTTTAGATCGCTTGCTTAATCATGAAGAGGTACCTCGTGTACCGTGCGGTTTTTGGCATCACTTTATCCTTGGAGCTGATCAATTCGCAGGATTGGAACGTCCGGATGTTCTAGAAAAGGCATATCAAGGCCATTTGAAATATTTCAATACAGTACAGCCGGATATTATGAAATTGATGAATGAAGGTTTTTTTGGTTATCCTCCGATTATGGGCAAGCGTTTCGAAGATAAGGAAGATTTACTGAGTATAAAAGCACTTGGGCCAGATCATCCATGGATAGAGCGACAAGTCGAACATGTGAAACGTTTAGTTGACGCATTCCATGATGAAGTATATTGCTTTTATAACATTTTTTCACCTTTGCAGATGTTGCGTATACGTTTTGATTTTTTAGATTTGGATTATAGGCGATTTGTTGAACTTGCGGAAAAGTATCCCAGAGAAATGCTTGAAGCAGGAAAAGAAATGCAAAAAGATGTTATGTCTTTAGTAAAAAGATTATTTCATGAAGCTGGAATAGATGGTATTTACTATTGTGTACAAAACATTCAAAGTAAATTATATGACGAATCAATGTATGCGGAAATTATTAAGCCAATTGAACTTCCTGTATTAGAATTGGCTAATTCAATAAGCAACAGCAATATACTACATATTTGTGGTTATGCAGGTAGTGTAAATAATTTCGCTTATTACAAAGACTACAAAGCTAAGGTATTTAATTGGTCGGTCAGTACAGATAAAGTTAGTTTGGATGAAGGAAGAAAATTTTTCAAAGCTGAAGCTGTTTTAGGCGGATTCCCGAATACTCCTGATTCACTTATTGATTGTGGTGATAAAGAAGAGTTAAGAGATTTTGCGCTAAGGTTGATCAAAAATAATGGATTTAAAGACTATATCATGGGAGCTGATTGTTCAGTTCCAAACGATATTGATGATACGAGACTGAGATTTATTCGTGATTGTTGTCATGAATTTGCACAGGAGTATTTCAAAGGATAAAGGGAATATTAAAGAGGAGGATAACATGGATAGAAAAGAATTAATGACAAGATATTTGGATGGAGGCAAGTTAGACAGAGTCCCGGTGTCATTTTGGTATCATTTTGTATCATTTCACGATCATCACTGTGGTTTAACAGATCCTACAGTTCTGCCTCGGGTTATAGCAGGGCAAAAAAAAGCTTATCTGGATATGAAACCTGACCTCGTTAAAATTATGTCTGACGGCTTTTTCGGGCATCCTGCGATGACCGAAGGACTGATCTCTACTACAGATGATGTGAAAAGAATTTCAAGATGTGGCGAGAATCATCCATGGATTGTAAAGCAGGTTGAATACGTAAGTGAAATCACCAATTTTGTTAATGGAGAAGCTTTTACTTATTATAATATTTTTTCTCCATTGCAATATATTCGCCTAAAATTTGAGGAATATGATGAAGACATGGAAAAGTTTTGTCGCCTTTTTCGTTCCGATCCTGAAGCAATGGAAGCGGCAGGCAGAGAAATTGCGGCAGATGTGTCGGTTTTGATAGACAAACTTTTTTCAGAAACAAAGGTTGACGGTATTTACTACAGCGTTCAGTCCTTACAGGATAAAAGTTTGGGTAAAGACTTTCATGATAAGTATGTGCGTCCGCTCGATTTACTGATTTTGGACAAAATACTGAAGTATACCGATAACATAATTTTGCATATTTGCGGCTATGGTAATTATACCAACGATCTTAGACTATATCGTGATTATCCTGCTAAAATCTTTAACTGGGCCACTCACTCTGAACATGTTTCACTCAAAGAAGGAAAAGAAATTTTGGAACACAATATGGTGTTGGGCGGTTTTGATAATAGCCAGGGATCAATATTGTATTCTGGAAGCTATGATGATCTGAAAAAATATGTTTATGAGTTGTTGGATTCAGCCGGAACGGACGGAGTTATTTTAGGGGCAGACTGCACTATTAGTGCTGATATAGACAAAAATCGTTTGGAGTATATTCGGAAAATAGCTCAAGAGTATGTCAGCGAACATTAGGTAAACAGAACGAGCGTGTAATTACAACTTAAAAACCTGTTGTAAAGCACGCTCGTTTTCCCCAATGCCTTTGTTATACTATCATTACGTGGTTATATAGCTGATTTTATAGCAACACAAGTGAAATATTAGCGTAGATAACGTATAGTTTAAAATGAATTAATATCCAGACGCAAATAATAAAGTGCTTTTTCCAAGTTGCGTTCTTCAATTGCATTTAGAATATCGCTGTGTTGATCAACAAACTTTCGATCAGATATTTCTGTCCAGTTATTCCAATATAAATTTGAGAATGTTATCAACTGCTTTTCTAAAATAGACCGAAGTGAATCCAGCATAAAAGGATCCTGATAAGTTTTGGCCAAAGCCAGATGAAATTCACTGGTTTTTTGCCAATATTCCATAGGCGTTTTTATTGCGGTTTTATCCAGAGGAATAATTGTTTGACGGATTCGTTTATAGTCCTGAGAAGTGAATATATCAAAATTTTCTTCTAAATAGCTTGTTTCTATTTGTAGGCGAAAATGAATTATACTCAACAAATACTTGCGATCTGTTAAATAAACACGGTAGCCGTAGCGCGGCAAACTTAGGAGGATTTGTTGGTTGCATAACTTAACTAAGGCTTCACGAACCGGTGATTTACTAACTTTATATTTCTCAACCAATCCTCTTTCTGTCAAAAGAGTAGCCTGATTTATTTCTCCTTCAACTATGGATTTCACGATATCTTTATATATTTTATCACTAATTGTTGATGACATTTTATTCCCTGTAGTTTTTTTATTTGTACCATTAGATGTTATTATATTGTTAACGCAAATTCAAGGAAAATGAACAAAACAGTGAGATCGTACAGATCTACAATATTTTTTCAATGCAAAATAGAATGCATTAAATACTACTTTAATTGATTATCGCGGCTGTTTCCTTTATAATGCAAGTCTAGGACTAGATTAAGCAGTCGACATTAAATACATGAAAGGAAGATTCAATATGGCTGAAGGAACAGAATTCTCGGAAAGAGAAACTAAGACAATCGGTGTTCTGACAAGTGGCGGAGATGCGCCAGGTATGAATGCGGCGATAAGGGCTGTTGTACGTTACGGCATACATCAAGGCTATCAGGTTTTGGGCATAAATCGCGGTTATCACGGTCTTTGCCGTGGCGAAATAATGGAATTGACCAAACATGACGTTTCGGAAAAGCTACAAAAGGGTGGAACGTTTTTGATGACAGCTCGCAGCAAATCTTTCATGACTCCCGAGGGGCTGGCGCAAGCCGTATCGATGTCTAAAGTTTTTAAAATTGACTGCTTGGTGGTAATCGGCGGTGACGGGTCTTTCCGTGGGGCTGAGAATTTGGCCAAGGAAGGTTTGCCAGTTATCGGCATTCCGGGCACAATCGATAACGACATCGGTTGTACGGAATACACAATTGGCTACGATACTGCTATGAATACGGCCATGGAATGTATTGACCGTTTGAAAGACACCGCATCTTCCCATGAACGTTGCTCTGTCATTGAAGTAATGGGGCGCCACGCCGGTTACATCGCTCTTAACGTCGGCATTTGCTGCGGCGCGGAAGTGGTACTTTTGCCTGAGGATCCCGGCGAATTCGATCAAGTCGTGATTAAACGTCTGTTGGAGTGCCGTAATGCAGGAAAAAATCACTATGTCGTAGTTGTTGCCGAAGGAGCCGGAAGTGCAGTTGACATTGCCAAAAAGATTGAAGAAAAGACCGGTATTTCTTCCCGCGCTACAGTGCTCGGCCATTTGCAACGCGGCGGCAGTCCAACGGTAAGAGATCGTTTGACGGCTAGTTTGATGGGTGTTCGTGCTGTAGAATGCATTAACCAAAACAGACTCAATCGAGTAATTGTTGAGCGCAATGGTCGAGTTGATGATTTAGATATATTTGAAGCTTTGGCAATCACTAAGAATTTGGATGAAAAAGTTTTGGCTTACGCTGAAAGTATTGCTTTGTAAGGCTGGTTGTACAGATTAATGACTTGGAAAAAACAACTAACCGTACCTAACATTTTGACGACACTGAGGCTTTTGGCCATACCTGTGATGGCTTGGTGTATTTATTCGGATTATAACCGTTACTATACGTTTGTCATTTTTGCCGCTATTTGGCTGACCGACTGTATAGATGGTTATGTCGCGCGACATTTTAACCAAGTTTCTGATTTGGGTAAGGTACTGGACCCTTTAGTTGATAAGCTTTTTCAGCTAACCACGGCGACGATGATGTTTGTGGTCGGCAAGTTGCCGCTATGGGTTCCGATTTTTATGTTCGCCAAAGAAGTCGTCATGATTGTAGGTGGGGCGATTTTGTGGCATCGGCGTACCGTTGTCAATTCACAATGGTTTGGTAAGTTGGCTACGGTTTTATTTGCTGCTGCCTTCGCTTCGTTGTTTTTTCTGCCGCATGAAAAATCGTATTTGTCTAATTATATTTTCGTTGTCCCAATAGCTGCGTCGGCGTTGGCTTTAGTTAAATATGCTTTTTTTTATCTAGACAGTATTTGGCGGCATCGCGCCAAAGACAGCTGAATGGTTGAATGCTCAAACAGCCGATTGGGGGGCGGTAACGTTTGAACGATTGAGCGGAGCCGCAGGCTGGTATTTGCCGTCGTAGGCCGGTGGCGTGTTGATAAAATGGATTAAGTTTGTCGTGGCTCAGTCACAGCTCAGTCGAGCCTCAGTCGCGGCACAGTTGTGTTCAGTTGTGCCTAGGGCAAATCCTGTAAAATTTTATGAGGTGGTTATGGACAGCAAAACTTTGGAAGTTTTGGAGTATGCCAAGATAATTCAGCAGTTGACTGAACTTTCGTTCTCTGAATTGGGCAAAAAATTGGTGGCCGAGCTCAGCCCCGGCACTGATTTGGAGGAGATTGCGGTTTGGCAAACCGAAACAGCTGACGGAGTCCAAGTGATTCTACAAAAAACCACCCCACCGATTTACGGGGTGCACGATCTGACCCCGTATTTACAACGCAGTCGCACCGGAGCGGCGATGACTTGCCGTCAACTTTTGTTGGTTGATTCTTTTTTAAGAGCGGTTGAGCGAGTTCGTGGCTTTGCGATAAGTGACATAAAGCTACAGGATAATTCATATAATTGTTTAATGAAGGCCTTGCAGCCGATTCATTCTCTGCAACAAAGGCTCAGCAAAGCCATCATCAGTGAAGATGAGGTCGCCGATGCGGCCAGTCCAGCCTTGGCTCAGATTCGTCAGCAGCTGCGTCGAGCACAAGACAGCGTGCGGCAAATTTTAGAAAAATTGATGAAGATCCATGCCAAACATCTGCAGGAACAATTGATTACGATGCGCGGTAATCGTTATGTTTTACCGGTGCAGGATGTCTATCGCACCAATCTGACCGGCATAGTTCATGATACATCGGCATCAGGCCATACCCTATTTGTCGAACCGTTAGAAGTAGTAGAAGCGAATAATAAAATTCGGGAGCTGGAGGCAGCCGAACAAGAGGAAATTAATCGTATTTTAGCCGTTCTGACATCTGAGGTAGTTGCAATGGCAGATACGTTAAACTTGAACCAGAATATTTTAGCGAAACTTGACTTTATTACCGCCAAAGCTAGGTATGCCATAAAACTTGAAGCGCATCCGCCCAAACTCAATACCGTGGGCAAAATAAGACTTTTAAATGCAAGGCATCCACTTTTGCCGCTAAAAAAAGCTGTTCCGATAAGCTTGGCCTTAGGCGACAAAATTAAAACTTTACTTATAACTGGGCCTAATACTGGAGGAAAGACTGTTGCCCTGAAGACGTGTGGTTTGTTGACTTTAATGGCACAGTCGGGTTTGCATATACCGGCATCGGAACAGAGCGAAATAGCAATTTGCCAAAATATAACGGTTGATATCGGTGACGCGCAAAGTATCGAAAACAATCTTTCAACTTTTTCTTCACATATGCGTCAGCTGATCTATATGACGGAGCAAGCCGGCCCAGGTACCTTGATTTTGTCAGACGAGATGGGTTCGGGCACCGATCCGTTGGAAGGCGCCGCCTTGGCCCAGGCCATTCTTACTACTTGGCGGGAAAAAGGTGCAATTACTCTGGCCACCACTCATTACCGTGAATTGAAACTCTATGCGTTATCTACTGAGGGTGTAGAGAATGCTTGCTGTGAGTTGGATCCGGATACGTTGCAACCGACTTATCGAATCCTCATGGGCGCAGTCGGGGTGAGCCACGCGTTTACGATCAGTGCTAGACTCGGGCTTGATCCGCAAATAATAGCCAAAGCTAAAGCTCTCTTATCAGAAGATGAGCAAAACTTGGAAAATATTATGCAAGATTTGACCGCGGCCAAAATCAAAGCGGAAGCAGCGTTGGCCTCTGCCGCGCGTGACAGTGCTGCCGCTGCCGCTGCTAAACGGGAAGCCGAGACTTTGAGCGATCAGCTGCGCAACCGTCAACGCGCAATTGCGGCGGAAGAAAGGGAAAAGGCCAGAGACAAATATGGGGAAGGTCTACGGGAGATTGATCGTTTAATTCGGGAGTTGTCTGATTATTTAGATGAAGCCGAACGCCGCTCTTTGCTCAAGCGTACAGCCAAGTTGCGAAGCGAGGCTGGAGCAAATTATCATGCGATTGAAAATGAGATTGGTGCGGAAACTTTAGCCGGCATCCAGGCTGATGTCGACCCAGCCGGACGGGCACTGCAGCTTAAAGTCGGGGAACAGTACTACGCGCCAACTTTGGATTTAATCGGTAAATTGATGACTTTGCCGGACAACAAGGGCCGTTGTAAGCTCAGCTCCGGCACTGTACAAATTACGGTTAAAGCAGCTACTTTACAAGATGTGAGCGCAGCACCGACTGCGAGTACAAATATGAGTTTGGCTGATAAGTCTGAATTTTATCGTCATAAGCAGAGAAATTCCGCTGCTTTCAAAGACAAATCAAGCCCTAGGCCTTCGGATAGATCGAATGGAGCCGGAAAAACAGCTTTGCCTTTGGAATTGATGCTTTTGGGGGAAACGACATTGGATGCCATCGAGCTTTTGGATCGGCACATCGATAATTCGGTCATGGCAGGGGTTCACGAAATCAGGATTGTTCATGGCAAGGGAACCGGAGCCTTACGTAAGGCGGTACAAGATTTTTTGCGCCGCGACCGAAGAGTGAAAGGTTTCCGCCTAGCAGGATACGGCGAGGGCGACAGCGGGGTAACAATAGCAGAGCTCAAGTGAGCCTGACATGAATGCGGTTGTGGGTAATTTACCAATGTAAATGATGCAGTGAGCCGGTGGCTTGTAAGGAAGGAAACCCATGCTGCCGTGCCACTTCATAAGCAATTATCGCTACAGAATTGGAGAGATTTAGGGAGCGAATTTGCGGATACATCGGGATACGTATACAACGCTCGGGAAAGGGTAGGAGCATTTCTTCTGGTAGGCCGGCACTTTCTTTACCGAAAAATATCCAAGTTTCCGAGGGGTAAGAAACCTCCGCATAGGTATTTAAAGCTTTGGTTGTGGCGTAAAAAGGTTTTATATCCGGGTGTTTAGCGGTGAAATCGACTATGTTTTCATAAAATGTGTAGTTGAGATGCTGCCAGTAATCAAGGCCGGCCCGCCTGACCTGTTTTTCGTCAATGGAGAACCCCATCGGCCCGACCAAATGTAAAGCGGCTCCTAGTGCAACGCAGGTACGACCGATTGCGCCAGTATTATATGGAATTTCCGGTTCAACCAAAACTATATTGAGCATTATTTTTCCTCCTCATGTCCGTAGTATTATAAGCCAAAATGGGCGTGTTGACAAAATTGGGCAAAAGCTGTACCATTTATATGGTTATCATAACTATATATGTGGAGCGATAAATCAGAAGTTTATGCATCCGATATTCAGTGAATTGAAAAATTTTGTTTTGCCGTCATGGGAAGAATTACCAAATAAAAAAATGTACGGTGAAGAGCTGAGCCGTTATGTGAATAATTTGATGCTGCCTTTGCAAAATGAACGCATTCATTTAACGACAACTATGATTCAAAATTATTTGAAGTGGAATTTATTGCCGCCGGTAGAAGGTCGAAAATATGATCGTACCCATCTGGCTTGGTGCATCTGTATCACCTTGTACAAGCGGATAATCCCTCTAAAAGATGTTGCCACTGGCATTATGTTGCAACAGAAATTCATGAATGTTGCCGATGCATACAATAAATTAAGTGAGTTCATCAATAACGGGTTCAAAGCAATGTTGCACTCATTAGAAGAAAATGATGGTGTTCTCAGGTTGCCACAGCTGTACGTAAACCAAGCTACCATGTCATTGGCTTTGAGCGCGAACACGTTCGTTTTGCAATGCTTTTTAGACTGTATAGTTGCTGGTGGCGGCTTGGGACTGGCGACGAGTGACAAATTTGTGCAGAACGACTCCGTTATAACTATGAAAACTAATAAGTACAATAAGGAAAGCAGGTAAATACTATGAATGTTCAATTCCCAAACTTTGCTGGACGCTATGATGATTTACGTCAAATTTTGACTGATTCGGTGTGCCATCATCCTGAAAGAATAGCTTATATAGAATTGCCACCGAATGCCGAGCCGATCAAACTTAATTACCGCGATTTACTA
This is a stretch of genomic DNA from Mageeibacillus indolicus UPII9-5. It encodes these proteins:
- a CDS encoding CDP-alcohol phosphatidyltransferase family protein → MTWKKQLTVPNILTTLRLLAIPVMAWCIYSDYNRYYTFVIFAAIWLTDCIDGYVARHFNQVSDLGKVLDPLVDKLFQLTTATMMFVVGKLPLWVPIFMFAKEVVMIVGGAILWHRRTVVNSQWFGKLATVLFAAAFASLFFLPHEKSYLSNYIFVVPIAASALALVKYAFFYLDSIWRHRAKDS
- a CDS encoding GntR family transcriptional regulator, with amino-acid sequence MSSTISDKIYKDIVKSIVEGEINQATLLTERGLVEKYKVSKSPVREALVKLCNQQILLSLPRYGYRVYLTDRKYLLSIIHFRLQIETSYLEENFDIFTSQDYKRIRQTIIPLDKTAIKTPMEYWQKTSEFHLALAKTYQDPFMLDSLRSILEKQLITFSNLYWNNWTEISDRKFVDQHSDILNAIEERNLEKALYYLRLDINSF
- the dhaL gene encoding dihydroxyacetone kinase subunit DhaL; its protein translation is MMKITGKIYAEYLAEAYQYIHDKGDYITELDSATGDGDHWSNMDMGFHRLAEMKFELADMPMDQLLKKVGMTMMSVIGGSSGVLYGGAYIAASKVVAGKNELSLAELCDVLNAMLTDIQERGKAKPGMKTMIDALAPAVERFKLGLVNKENIESIFSEIKQVAADGAEATKGMEAVKGRASYQKNKGVGHLDPGAVTMSYQIGVLCDVISKEIKAE
- a CDS encoding tRNA (cytidine(34)-2'-O)-methyltransferase — translated: MLNIVLVEPEIPYNTGAIGRTCVALGAALHLVGPMGFSIDEKQVRRAGLDYWQHLNYTFYENIVDFTAKHPDIKPFYATTKALNTYAEVSYPSETWIFFGKESAGLPEEMLLPFPERCIRIPMYPQIRSLNLSNSVAIIAYEVARQHGFPSLQATGSLHHLHW
- the dhaK gene encoding dihydroxyacetone kinase subunit DhaK, whose translation is MKKIINCPDDVVSEALIGLALANPQLEYVPGAEVICNKQKSGNVGVVSGGGSGHEPAHAGYVGRGMLDAAVAGNVFSSPSPDRILEGIRRADSGKGVLLIIKNYSGDIMNFELAEELAKMENIEVDHVVVRDDVAVEESTYSTGRRGIAGTIFVHKIAGAKAATGATLAEVKKSAEMAIANVRSMGMAISPCTLPAVGHPGFSLNDDECEIGMGIHGEPGIEKTKMANSKELAKTLLDKILADYNFEKSRVALLVNGLGATPLMELLILNKDITEYLVKKEINVVDTLVGNYMTALDMGGCSVSLLKLNDELEELLAAPCDTAALKRG
- a CDS encoding ABC transporter ATP-binding protein — encoded protein: MLKIRGLNTYYGAIHALKDIDIDVNAGEIVSLVGANGAGKSTLVNTVAGTVKAASGTIEFKGEHIEKIEPHKILKRGISLSPEGREVFPALTVEENLRLGAFTVKNKIKIKKQFERCYELFPRLKERVKQQAGTLSGGEQQMLAIGRALMNEPTLLLLDEPSLGLAPNIVLQIFELIQKIAKAGLTIMLIEQNANMALKISDRAYVLENGRISMSGKADVVAHDERIRKVYLGI
- a CDS encoding endonuclease MutS2; this translates as MIKWIKFVVAQSQLSRASVAAQLCSVVPRANPVKFYEVVMDSKTLEVLEYAKIIQQLTELSFSELGKKLVAELSPGTDLEEIAVWQTETADGVQVILQKTTPPIYGVHDLTPYLQRSRTGAAMTCRQLLLVDSFLRAVERVRGFAISDIKLQDNSYNCLMKALQPIHSLQQRLSKAIISEDEVADAASPALAQIRQQLRRAQDSVRQILEKLMKIHAKHLQEQLITMRGNRYVLPVQDVYRTNLTGIVHDTSASGHTLFVEPLEVVEANNKIRELEAAEQEEINRILAVLTSEVVAMADTLNLNQNILAKLDFITAKARYAIKLEAHPPKLNTVGKIRLLNARHPLLPLKKAVPISLALGDKIKTLLITGPNTGGKTVALKTCGLLTLMAQSGLHIPASEQSEIAICQNITVDIGDAQSIENNLSTFSSHMRQLIYMTEQAGPGTLILSDEMGSGTDPLEGAALAQAILTTWREKGAITLATTHYRELKLYALSTEGVENACCELDPDTLQPTYRILMGAVGVSHAFTISARLGLDPQIIAKAKALLSEDEQNLENIMQDLTAAKIKAEAALASAARDSAAAAAAKREAETLSDQLRNRQRAIAAEEREKARDKYGEGLREIDRLIRELSDYLDEAERRSLLKRTAKLRSEAGANYHAIENEIGAETLAGIQADVDPAGRALQLKVGEQYYAPTLDLIGKLMTLPDNKGRCKLSSGTVQITVKAATLQDVSAAPTASTNMSLADKSEFYRHKQRNSAAFKDKSSPRPSDRSNGAGKTALPLELMLLGETTLDAIELLDRHIDNSVMAGVHEIRIVHGKGTGALRKAVQDFLRRDRRVKGFRLAGYGEGDSGVTIAELK
- a CDS encoding DUF1836 domain-containing protein — encoded protein: MHPIFSELKNFVLPSWEELPNKKMYGEELSRYVNNLMLPLQNERIHLTTTMIQNYLKWNLLPPVEGRKYDRTHLAWCICITLYKRIIPLKDVATGIMLQQKFMNVADAYNKLSEFINNGFKAMLHSLEENDGVLRLPQLYVNQATMSLALSANTFVLQCFLDCIVAGGGLGLATSDKFVQNDSVITMKTNKYNKESR
- a CDS encoding uroporphyrinogen decarboxylase family protein, with product MDRKELMTRYLDGGKLDRVPVSFWYHFVSFHDHHCGLTDPTVLPRVIAGQKKAYLDMKPDLVKIMSDGFFGHPAMTEGLISTTDDVKRISRCGENHPWIVKQVEYVSEITNFVNGEAFTYYNIFSPLQYIRLKFEEYDEDMEKFCRLFRSDPEAMEAAGREIAADVSVLIDKLFSETKVDGIYYSVQSLQDKSLGKDFHDKYVRPLDLLILDKILKYTDNIILHICGYGNYTNDLRLYRDYPAKIFNWATHSEHVSLKEGKEILEHNMVLGGFDNSQGSILYSGSYDDLKKYVYELLDSAGTDGVILGADCTISADIDKNRLEYIRKIAQEYVSEH
- the pfkA gene encoding 6-phosphofructokinase encodes the protein MAEGTEFSERETKTIGVLTSGGDAPGMNAAIRAVVRYGIHQGYQVLGINRGYHGLCRGEIMELTKHDVSEKLQKGGTFLMTARSKSFMTPEGLAQAVSMSKVFKIDCLVVIGGDGSFRGAENLAKEGLPVIGIPGTIDNDIGCTEYTIGYDTAMNTAMECIDRLKDTASSHERCSVIEVMGRHAGYIALNVGICCGAEVVLLPEDPGEFDQVVIKRLLECRNAGKNHYVVVVAEGAGSAVDIAKKIEEKTGISSRATVLGHLQRGGSPTVRDRLTASLMGVRAVECINQNRLNRVIVERNGRVDDLDIFEALAITKNLDEKVLAYAESIAL
- a CDS encoding uroporphyrinogen decarboxylase family protein, encoding MNRRELLDRLLNHEEVPRVPCGFWHHFILGADQFAGLERPDVLEKAYQGHLKYFNTVQPDIMKLMNEGFFGYPPIMGKRFEDKEDLLSIKALGPDHPWIERQVEHVKRLVDAFHDEVYCFYNIFSPLQMLRIRFDFLDLDYRRFVELAEKYPREMLEAGKEMQKDVMSLVKRLFHEAGIDGIYYCVQNIQSKLYDESMYAEIIKPIELPVLELANSISNSNILHICGYAGSVNNFAYYKDYKAKVFNWSVSTDKVSLDEGRKFFKAEAVLGGFPNTPDSLIDCGDKEELRDFALRLIKNNGFKDYIMGADCSVPNDIDDTRLRFIRDCCHEFAQEYFKG